The genomic window ACCAGCACCGACCTGATCGTGCTCGACCCGCCGCGGGCCGGCGCCGGGCGCGAGACCGTGCAGCACCTGGTCGGTCTGGAGGCCCGCCGGATCGCGTACGTGGCCTGCGACCCGGCCGCCCTCGCGCGCGACCTGGCGTTCTTCGCCGAGGGCGGCTACCGGCCCGTCTCGCTGCGCGCGTTCGACCTGTTCCCGATGACGCACCACTTCGAGTGCGTGGCGATCCTGGAGCCCGTGGGCGGGGACCTGGCCTGAGCCGTTGACGGGGCCCGTTCGGCGGATTGCGCCGGACGGGCCCCGTCTGTTCGCCCGCCGCTCCGGCCGGGCCCGGGCCTGCTCAGCCGGCGGCGATCCGCTTGCCCAGGTGGCGCATCCGCAGCGCGGTGGCGATCTCCACCAGCCCGACCGCCAGCAGCCAGCAGCCGGCGACCACCGTCAGCACGGTGACCGACCGGATCGGCCAGCTGACCAGCACGATCCCGGCCAGCGCGTTGATCGCGCCCAGCAGGATCAGCCAGCCGCGGGCCGGCGTACCGGGGTCGGAGGCCGCCGCCATGATCTGGGTGATCCCGCGGAACAGCCAGCCGATGCCGATCCACAGGCCCAGCAGCAGGATCGACTCCAGCGTGCCGCGGAAGCAGAACAGGCCCAGCACGATCGACAGCGCGCCGCTGATGAAGGCCATCACCCGCAGGGCCGTCGCGGTGTGCGTACCGAAGGCGGCGGCAAGCTGAACCAACCCGCTGACCAGGAGGAACAGCCCGAAGAGCACGCCGACGACGACCAGCGTCGCGTGCGGCCAGGCCAGCACCAGCACACCGAGCACCGCCGCCGCGAGCCCCGCCAGCAGCAGCGCCTGCCAGGCGGCCCGTGCCAACTGCTGCAGCGGACCGGGGAGGATGTCGTTCGGGAAGAGAGTCATACCCTCCACCGTCCGAGCAGAACGGGCGGCTCGCGACTCGGGCCGGGGGCGCGCGAGTTGGCCCGGTCCGCGCCCTTGTCGAGCTAGCACAACAGCGCTAGCTTCGAGGGCATGGGTAAGAAGCAGCTCAACGTGCGGGTGGACGCCACCACCGCCGAGATGGCCCGGGAACGGGCGGAGCAGCAGGGGATCAGCATGAACCAGTACATCGAGCGACTCGTCCAGCAGGACATGGGCGAGACCGGACTGACGTTCGTGGACGCGGCGGCCCAGTTCATGAAGGAGTTCGAGAACGAGTTCCTCGCCGAGTTCGGCGAGCACGGTGCGGCGGGCGAGCGGCCTGGCGGCCGTCGTTGAGGCTGGAGGTCGACCTGTCCTGGCTGCTCATGACCGCTGAGCAGTACACCCCCGGGGACCCACAGGTGACCGACTACGGCTCGTTGCTGGCGGCCGTCGCGCGGCACCAGGCGGAGATCTTCGACATCGCCGTCTACCCCGAGCCGCAGGACCGCGCCGCCGCCCTGATGCACCAGCTGATCCGGGTCCCGGCCCTGGAGCGGACCAACGAACTGTTCGCCACCGCGGTCGCCTACGCCTACCTGGTGGCCAGCGGCTGCCACGTCGCCACCACCGCCCGGGAGGTGCGCAGCCTGGCCCGGGCGATCCGCGAGGGCCGGCTGGGCATCGACGGGGTGGCCGAGCGGCTGGGCGGCTGGGTGGTCGACGAGGCGGCCGGCGAAGGGGTGCCGGGGGAGGACGGCGACGACGACACGGAGTGACGCAGGAGCAGCCGGGGGCGGGGGTCTAAGGTAGGTCGGTGCTCCGGGACATCGAGCGGTACCTGACCTGCCCCCACTGTGCCCTCGGCCTCGCGTTCGACGAGGCCGGGCGCACCCTGCGCTGCGCGGGCGGCCACGCCTTCGACGTGGCCAAGCAGGGCTACGTCAGCCTGCTGCCCGGCGACGCGCACACCGGCACCGGGGACACCGCCGAGATGGTCGCCGCCCGGGCCGACTTCCTCGCCGCCGGGCACTACCGGCCGATCGCGCGGGCGCTGGCCGCCGCGGCCCTCAGCTCGTCCGTCGCCGGCTCGTCCGTCGCCGGGTCGGCTGCCGCCTCCGCCGACGGGC from Kitasatospora sp. NBC_01250 includes these protein-coding regions:
- a CDS encoding HdeD family acid-resistance protein, with the protein product MTLFPNDILPGPLQQLARAAWQALLLAGLAAAVLGVLVLAWPHATLVVVGVLFGLFLLVSGLVQLAAAFGTHTATALRVMAFISGALSIVLGLFCFRGTLESILLLGLWIGIGWLFRGITQIMAAASDPGTPARGWLILLGAINALAGIVLVSWPIRSVTVLTVVAGCWLLAVGLVEIATALRMRHLGKRIAAG
- a CDS encoding toxin-antitoxin system HicB family antitoxin produces the protein MGKKQLNVRVDATTAEMARERAEQQGISMNQYIERLVQQDMGETGLTFVDAAAQFMKEFENEFLAEFGEHGAAGERPGGRR
- a CDS encoding fic family toxin-antitoxin system, toxin component translates to MRLEVDLSWLLMTAEQYTPGDPQVTDYGSLLAAVARHQAEIFDIAVYPEPQDRAAALMHQLIRVPALERTNELFATAVAYAYLVASGCHVATTAREVRSLARAIREGRLGIDGVAERLGGWVVDEAAGEGVPGEDGDDDTE